The following proteins are encoded in a genomic region of Alosa alosa isolate M-15738 ecotype Scorff River chromosome 10, AALO_Geno_1.1, whole genome shotgun sequence:
- the arhgap9 gene encoding rho GTPase-activating protein 15 isoform X2, with amino-acid sequence MLSGSWRRSGPAALGRGSVSSPIGGGGNVLLEAQYDYSYRGADGRYVAIREGERFLLLKKTNADWWQARRVGAGIKGKPLYVPATYVVELPITTLHSPQPHTGSLDHKASANKLQPRASFGSFTQAQAHCSAPKTFCRSMEDLNSNGAGLMAGLMAGSVGGRFPTLPLPVNSSFTSPSGHLMVPGGQPCSTNSASMPRSKSSSNLPQNPYGEMEVTLIGRGTHATGPSKSYSYWDMAVPERRYSQQGYRPHGLLESPGYGTLQTERRTHPAPPSPPPGQPPLQVLDQWEQYRDPSSGRTFYVNTVTKERSWKPPRRAKERQRAPSLASPMPSLPRDTTHLSLPLPEMGSGAMHRLAPGFIHNSRDANGGWQLRQSMQRAVSSDTINSSSSSTGDAQWRTSPLFGGRDQMSHSHSMILPESSPNHKSVQQLRDQMTHVLVEAPSPPSSPDSLDSVSPELEKAGLLNKTKIAEGGRKLRKNWNPSWVVLVGNSLVFFKDPKTQSPSSWRPGNSRPESSVDLRGAQLQWADSLSSRKNVFKLRTITGNEFLLQSDTESLIKEWYGTIQKVINRLDRENPLDNVLLYSIRRAGSVEMLDHSGDEDDTARHGSKASLPRSSSNLENTERKRVRSRLKKLILKRPPLHTLQEKGLIKDQVFGCRLEMLCERESSTVPRFVRMCIDSVDKRGLETDGIYRVSGNLATIQKLRFAVNHERAVTTDGRYLFPQELVQEEKLNLDHPQWEDIHVVTGALKLFFRELPEPLIPYGFFHDIVETVKMSDYLDKVDRMKCLVASMPPPNHDTMKAMFHHLKRVMENSDFNRMSTQNIGIVFGPTLMRAEQDNGNMAINMVYQNQAVEVILSECDRIFGTEPMGSH; translated from the exons ATGCTGTCGGGCAGTTGGCGCCGCTCGGGTCCCGCAGCCCTGGGCCGAGGCTCGGTCAGCTCGCCGATCGGCGGCGGCGGCAACGTGCTGCTGGAGGCCCAGTACGACTACTCGTACCGCGGTGCGGACGGACGCTACGTGGCCATCCGGGAGGGCGAGCGCTTCCTGCTCCTGAAGAAGACCAACGCCGACTGGTGGCAGGCACGGAGGGTCGGCGCGGGGATCAAGGGCAAGCCCCTCTACGTGCCGGCCACCTACGTGGTGGAGCTGCCCATCACCACGCTGCACTCGCCACAGCCCCACACGGGCAGCCTGGACCACAAGGCCTCGGCTAACAAGCTGCAGCCCAGGGCCTCCTTCGGCTCcttcacacaggcacaggcacattGCTCAG CACCCAAAACGTTCTGCCGCTCCATGGAGGATCTCAACTCCAACGGCGCGGGCTTGATGGCGGGCTTGATGGCGGGCTCCGTCGGCGGCCGTTTCCCCACCCTGCCCCTGCCGGTCAACTCCTCGTTCACGTCGCCCTCCGGGCACCTCATGGTCCCTGGGGGCCAGCCGTGCAGCACCAACTCGGCGTCCATGCCACGCAGCAAGAGCTCCAGCAATCTGCCCCAGAACCCGTATGGGGAGATGGAGGTGACCCTCATCGGGCGCGGCACACACGCCACCGGCCCCTCCAAGTCCTACAGCTACTGGGACATGGCAGTGCCAGAACGCCGCTACAGCCAGCAG GGTTACAGGCCCCATGGCCTGCTGGAGTCGCCGGGCTACGGCACCTTGCAGACGGAGCGACGGACGCATCCCGCGCCTCCGAGCCCCCCTCCGGGCCAGCCGCCGCTGCAGGTGCTGGACCAGTGGGAGCAGTACCGGGATCCCAGCTCGGGCCGCACCTTCTACGTCAACACGGTCACCAAGGAGAGGTCGTGGAAGCCGCCGCGCCGGGCCAAAGAACGCCAGCGCGCCCCCAGCCTG gcctcGCCCATGCCGAGTCTCCCACGCGACACCACCCACTTGTCTCTTCCTCTGCCAGAAATGGGCAGCGGCGCCATGCACAGg ctgGCTCCTGGTTTTATTCACAATTCCCGTGATGCAAATGGTGGCTGGCAGCTGAGACAG AGCATGCAGCGCGCCGTTTCCTCTGACACCATaaactcctcctcttcctccacggGTGACGCCCAGTGGCGGACCTCCCCACTCTTCGGGGGTCGAGACCAGATGAGCCACTCCCACTCCATGATACTGCCCGAATCCTCCCCAAACcacaag TCTGTCCAGCAGCTGAGGGACCAGATGACCCATGTGTTGGTGGAGGCCCCATCACCGCCCAGCTCCCCCGACAGCTTGGACAGCGTGAGCCCA GAACTTGAGAAGGCTGGTTTGCTGAATAAGACCAAAATTGCAGAGGGAGGCAGGAAACTGag GAAGAACTGGAACCCGTCGTGGGTGGTTCTCGTGGGGAACAGCTTGGTGTTCTTTAAAGACCCCAAGACACAAAGCCCTTCCAGCTGG AGACCGGGAAACAGTCGTCCAGAGAGCAGTGTTGACTTGAGGGGAGCTCAGCTACAGTGGGCTGATTCTCTCTCCAGCAGGAAGAATGTCTTTAAG CTGAGGACGATCACAGGCAATGAGTTCCTGCTCCAGTCAGACACAGAGTCGCTCATTAAAGAGTGGTACGGCACCATCCAGAAGGTCATCAACAGACTg gaccgTGAGAACCCTCTGGATAACGTGCTGCTGTACTCTATAAGGAGAGCTGGCAGCGTAGAGATGCTGGACCACAGTGGAGATGAGGACGACACAGCTCGCCATGGGAGCAAGGCTTCAC TGCCTCGCTCCAGCTCCAACCTGGAGAACACGGAGAGGAAGCGAGTGCGGAGCCGCCTGAAGAAGCTCATCCTGAAGAGACCGCCACTGCACACGCTGCAGGAGAAGGGCCTCATCAAAG ACCAGGTGTTTGGCTGCCGGCTGGAGatgctgtgtgagagggagagcagcacTGTGCCGCGCTTCGTCAGGATGTGCATCGACTCCGTGGACAAGAGAG GGCTGGAGACAGATGGAATCTACCGTGTCAGTGGAAATCTGGCGACCATCCAGAAGCTGCGTTTTGCTGTCAACCacg AGCGGGCGGTGACCACAGATGGACGCTACCTCTTTCCACAGGAGTTGGTGCAAG AAGAGAAGCTAAACCTGGACCATCCGCAGTGGGAGGACATCCACGTGGTCACTGGAGCCCTGAAGCTGTTCTTCAGGGAGCTGCCTGAGCCACTCATCCCCTACGGCTTCTTCCACGACATCGTCGAGACAGTCA aaATGTCCGACTATTTGGATAAGGTGGACCGTATGAAATGCCTGGTGGCCAGCATGCCTCCCCCCAACCATGACACTATGAAGGCCATGTTTCACCACCTCAAAAG
- the arhgap9 gene encoding rho GTPase-activating protein 15 isoform X3, producing MLSGSWRRSGPAALGRGSVSSPIGGGGNVLLEAQYDYSYRGADGRYVAIREGERFLLLKKTNADWWQARRVGAGIKGKPLYVPATYVVELPITTLHSPQPHTGSLDHKASANKLQPRASFGSFTQAQAHCSAPKTFCRSMEDLNSNGAGLMAGLMAGSVGGRFPTLPLPVNSSFTSPSGHLMVPGGQPCSTNSASMPRSKSSSNLPQNPYGEMEVTLIGRGTHATGPSKSYSYWDMAVPERRYSQQGYRPHGLLESPGYGTLQTERRTHPAPPSPPPGQPPLQVLDQWEQYRDPSSGRTFYVNTVTKERSWKPPRRAKERQRAPSLASPMPSLPRDTTHLSLPLPEMGSGAMHRMSSCALAPGFIHNSRDANGGWQLRQSMQRAVSSDTINSSSSSTGDAQWRTSPLFGGRDQMSHSHSMILPESSPNHKSVQQLRDQMTHVLVEAPSPPSSPDSLDSVSPELEKAGLLNKTKIAEGGRKLRKNWNPSWVVLVGNSLVFFKDPKTQSPSSWRPGNSRPESSVDLRGAQLQWADSLSSRKNVFKLRTITGNEFLLQSDTESLIKEWYGTIQKVINRLDRENPLDNVLLYSIRRAGSVEMLDHSGDEDDTARHGSKASLPRSSSNLENTERKRVRSRLKKLILKRPPLHTLQEKGLIKDQVFGCRLEMLCERESSTVPRFVRMCIDSVDKRGLETDGIYRVSGNLATIQKLRFAVNHEEKLNLDHPQWEDIHVVTGALKLFFRELPEPLIPYGFFHDIVETVKMSDYLDKVDRMKCLVASMPPPNHDTMKAMFHHLKRVMENSDFNRMSTQNIGIVFGPTLMRAEQDNGNMAINMVYQNQAVEVILSECDRIFGTEPMGSH from the exons ATGCTGTCGGGCAGTTGGCGCCGCTCGGGTCCCGCAGCCCTGGGCCGAGGCTCGGTCAGCTCGCCGATCGGCGGCGGCGGCAACGTGCTGCTGGAGGCCCAGTACGACTACTCGTACCGCGGTGCGGACGGACGCTACGTGGCCATCCGGGAGGGCGAGCGCTTCCTGCTCCTGAAGAAGACCAACGCCGACTGGTGGCAGGCACGGAGGGTCGGCGCGGGGATCAAGGGCAAGCCCCTCTACGTGCCGGCCACCTACGTGGTGGAGCTGCCCATCACCACGCTGCACTCGCCACAGCCCCACACGGGCAGCCTGGACCACAAGGCCTCGGCTAACAAGCTGCAGCCCAGGGCCTCCTTCGGCTCcttcacacaggcacaggcacattGCTCAG CACCCAAAACGTTCTGCCGCTCCATGGAGGATCTCAACTCCAACGGCGCGGGCTTGATGGCGGGCTTGATGGCGGGCTCCGTCGGCGGCCGTTTCCCCACCCTGCCCCTGCCGGTCAACTCCTCGTTCACGTCGCCCTCCGGGCACCTCATGGTCCCTGGGGGCCAGCCGTGCAGCACCAACTCGGCGTCCATGCCACGCAGCAAGAGCTCCAGCAATCTGCCCCAGAACCCGTATGGGGAGATGGAGGTGACCCTCATCGGGCGCGGCACACACGCCACCGGCCCCTCCAAGTCCTACAGCTACTGGGACATGGCAGTGCCAGAACGCCGCTACAGCCAGCAG GGTTACAGGCCCCATGGCCTGCTGGAGTCGCCGGGCTACGGCACCTTGCAGACGGAGCGACGGACGCATCCCGCGCCTCCGAGCCCCCCTCCGGGCCAGCCGCCGCTGCAGGTGCTGGACCAGTGGGAGCAGTACCGGGATCCCAGCTCGGGCCGCACCTTCTACGTCAACACGGTCACCAAGGAGAGGTCGTGGAAGCCGCCGCGCCGGGCCAAAGAACGCCAGCGCGCCCCCAGCCTG gcctcGCCCATGCCGAGTCTCCCACGCGACACCACCCACTTGTCTCTTCCTCTGCCAGAAATGGGCAGCGGCGCCATGCACAGg ATGAGCAGTTGTGCC ctgGCTCCTGGTTTTATTCACAATTCCCGTGATGCAAATGGTGGCTGGCAGCTGAGACAG AGCATGCAGCGCGCCGTTTCCTCTGACACCATaaactcctcctcttcctccacggGTGACGCCCAGTGGCGGACCTCCCCACTCTTCGGGGGTCGAGACCAGATGAGCCACTCCCACTCCATGATACTGCCCGAATCCTCCCCAAACcacaag TCTGTCCAGCAGCTGAGGGACCAGATGACCCATGTGTTGGTGGAGGCCCCATCACCGCCCAGCTCCCCCGACAGCTTGGACAGCGTGAGCCCA GAACTTGAGAAGGCTGGTTTGCTGAATAAGACCAAAATTGCAGAGGGAGGCAGGAAACTGag GAAGAACTGGAACCCGTCGTGGGTGGTTCTCGTGGGGAACAGCTTGGTGTTCTTTAAAGACCCCAAGACACAAAGCCCTTCCAGCTGG AGACCGGGAAACAGTCGTCCAGAGAGCAGTGTTGACTTGAGGGGAGCTCAGCTACAGTGGGCTGATTCTCTCTCCAGCAGGAAGAATGTCTTTAAG CTGAGGACGATCACAGGCAATGAGTTCCTGCTCCAGTCAGACACAGAGTCGCTCATTAAAGAGTGGTACGGCACCATCCAGAAGGTCATCAACAGACTg gaccgTGAGAACCCTCTGGATAACGTGCTGCTGTACTCTATAAGGAGAGCTGGCAGCGTAGAGATGCTGGACCACAGTGGAGATGAGGACGACACAGCTCGCCATGGGAGCAAGGCTTCAC TGCCTCGCTCCAGCTCCAACCTGGAGAACACGGAGAGGAAGCGAGTGCGGAGCCGCCTGAAGAAGCTCATCCTGAAGAGACCGCCACTGCACACGCTGCAGGAGAAGGGCCTCATCAAAG ACCAGGTGTTTGGCTGCCGGCTGGAGatgctgtgtgagagggagagcagcacTGTGCCGCGCTTCGTCAGGATGTGCATCGACTCCGTGGACAAGAGAG GGCTGGAGACAGATGGAATCTACCGTGTCAGTGGAAATCTGGCGACCATCCAGAAGCTGCGTTTTGCTGTCAACCacg AAGAGAAGCTAAACCTGGACCATCCGCAGTGGGAGGACATCCACGTGGTCACTGGAGCCCTGAAGCTGTTCTTCAGGGAGCTGCCTGAGCCACTCATCCCCTACGGCTTCTTCCACGACATCGTCGAGACAGTCA aaATGTCCGACTATTTGGATAAGGTGGACCGTATGAAATGCCTGGTGGCCAGCATGCCTCCCCCCAACCATGACACTATGAAGGCCATGTTTCACCACCTCAAAAG
- the arhgap9 gene encoding rho GTPase-activating protein 15 isoform X1, protein MLSGSWRRSGPAALGRGSVSSPIGGGGNVLLEAQYDYSYRGADGRYVAIREGERFLLLKKTNADWWQARRVGAGIKGKPLYVPATYVVELPITTLHSPQPHTGSLDHKASANKLQPRASFGSFTQAQAHCSAPKTFCRSMEDLNSNGAGLMAGLMAGSVGGRFPTLPLPVNSSFTSPSGHLMVPGGQPCSTNSASMPRSKSSSNLPQNPYGEMEVTLIGRGTHATGPSKSYSYWDMAVPERRYSQQGYRPHGLLESPGYGTLQTERRTHPAPPSPPPGQPPLQVLDQWEQYRDPSSGRTFYVNTVTKERSWKPPRRAKERQRAPSLASPMPSLPRDTTHLSLPLPEMGSGAMHRMSSCALAPGFIHNSRDANGGWQLRQSMQRAVSSDTINSSSSSTGDAQWRTSPLFGGRDQMSHSHSMILPESSPNHKSVQQLRDQMTHVLVEAPSPPSSPDSLDSVSPELEKAGLLNKTKIAEGGRKLRKNWNPSWVVLVGNSLVFFKDPKTQSPSSWRPGNSRPESSVDLRGAQLQWADSLSSRKNVFKLRTITGNEFLLQSDTESLIKEWYGTIQKVINRLDRENPLDNVLLYSIRRAGSVEMLDHSGDEDDTARHGSKASLPRSSSNLENTERKRVRSRLKKLILKRPPLHTLQEKGLIKDQVFGCRLEMLCERESSTVPRFVRMCIDSVDKRGLETDGIYRVSGNLATIQKLRFAVNHERAVTTDGRYLFPQELVQEEKLNLDHPQWEDIHVVTGALKLFFRELPEPLIPYGFFHDIVETVKMSDYLDKVDRMKCLVASMPPPNHDTMKAMFHHLKRVMENSDFNRMSTQNIGIVFGPTLMRAEQDNGNMAINMVYQNQAVEVILSECDRIFGTEPMGSH, encoded by the exons ATGCTGTCGGGCAGTTGGCGCCGCTCGGGTCCCGCAGCCCTGGGCCGAGGCTCGGTCAGCTCGCCGATCGGCGGCGGCGGCAACGTGCTGCTGGAGGCCCAGTACGACTACTCGTACCGCGGTGCGGACGGACGCTACGTGGCCATCCGGGAGGGCGAGCGCTTCCTGCTCCTGAAGAAGACCAACGCCGACTGGTGGCAGGCACGGAGGGTCGGCGCGGGGATCAAGGGCAAGCCCCTCTACGTGCCGGCCACCTACGTGGTGGAGCTGCCCATCACCACGCTGCACTCGCCACAGCCCCACACGGGCAGCCTGGACCACAAGGCCTCGGCTAACAAGCTGCAGCCCAGGGCCTCCTTCGGCTCcttcacacaggcacaggcacattGCTCAG CACCCAAAACGTTCTGCCGCTCCATGGAGGATCTCAACTCCAACGGCGCGGGCTTGATGGCGGGCTTGATGGCGGGCTCCGTCGGCGGCCGTTTCCCCACCCTGCCCCTGCCGGTCAACTCCTCGTTCACGTCGCCCTCCGGGCACCTCATGGTCCCTGGGGGCCAGCCGTGCAGCACCAACTCGGCGTCCATGCCACGCAGCAAGAGCTCCAGCAATCTGCCCCAGAACCCGTATGGGGAGATGGAGGTGACCCTCATCGGGCGCGGCACACACGCCACCGGCCCCTCCAAGTCCTACAGCTACTGGGACATGGCAGTGCCAGAACGCCGCTACAGCCAGCAG GGTTACAGGCCCCATGGCCTGCTGGAGTCGCCGGGCTACGGCACCTTGCAGACGGAGCGACGGACGCATCCCGCGCCTCCGAGCCCCCCTCCGGGCCAGCCGCCGCTGCAGGTGCTGGACCAGTGGGAGCAGTACCGGGATCCCAGCTCGGGCCGCACCTTCTACGTCAACACGGTCACCAAGGAGAGGTCGTGGAAGCCGCCGCGCCGGGCCAAAGAACGCCAGCGCGCCCCCAGCCTG gcctcGCCCATGCCGAGTCTCCCACGCGACACCACCCACTTGTCTCTTCCTCTGCCAGAAATGGGCAGCGGCGCCATGCACAGg ATGAGCAGTTGTGCC ctgGCTCCTGGTTTTATTCACAATTCCCGTGATGCAAATGGTGGCTGGCAGCTGAGACAG AGCATGCAGCGCGCCGTTTCCTCTGACACCATaaactcctcctcttcctccacggGTGACGCCCAGTGGCGGACCTCCCCACTCTTCGGGGGTCGAGACCAGATGAGCCACTCCCACTCCATGATACTGCCCGAATCCTCCCCAAACcacaag TCTGTCCAGCAGCTGAGGGACCAGATGACCCATGTGTTGGTGGAGGCCCCATCACCGCCCAGCTCCCCCGACAGCTTGGACAGCGTGAGCCCA GAACTTGAGAAGGCTGGTTTGCTGAATAAGACCAAAATTGCAGAGGGAGGCAGGAAACTGag GAAGAACTGGAACCCGTCGTGGGTGGTTCTCGTGGGGAACAGCTTGGTGTTCTTTAAAGACCCCAAGACACAAAGCCCTTCCAGCTGG AGACCGGGAAACAGTCGTCCAGAGAGCAGTGTTGACTTGAGGGGAGCTCAGCTACAGTGGGCTGATTCTCTCTCCAGCAGGAAGAATGTCTTTAAG CTGAGGACGATCACAGGCAATGAGTTCCTGCTCCAGTCAGACACAGAGTCGCTCATTAAAGAGTGGTACGGCACCATCCAGAAGGTCATCAACAGACTg gaccgTGAGAACCCTCTGGATAACGTGCTGCTGTACTCTATAAGGAGAGCTGGCAGCGTAGAGATGCTGGACCACAGTGGAGATGAGGACGACACAGCTCGCCATGGGAGCAAGGCTTCAC TGCCTCGCTCCAGCTCCAACCTGGAGAACACGGAGAGGAAGCGAGTGCGGAGCCGCCTGAAGAAGCTCATCCTGAAGAGACCGCCACTGCACACGCTGCAGGAGAAGGGCCTCATCAAAG ACCAGGTGTTTGGCTGCCGGCTGGAGatgctgtgtgagagggagagcagcacTGTGCCGCGCTTCGTCAGGATGTGCATCGACTCCGTGGACAAGAGAG GGCTGGAGACAGATGGAATCTACCGTGTCAGTGGAAATCTGGCGACCATCCAGAAGCTGCGTTTTGCTGTCAACCacg AGCGGGCGGTGACCACAGATGGACGCTACCTCTTTCCACAGGAGTTGGTGCAAG AAGAGAAGCTAAACCTGGACCATCCGCAGTGGGAGGACATCCACGTGGTCACTGGAGCCCTGAAGCTGTTCTTCAGGGAGCTGCCTGAGCCACTCATCCCCTACGGCTTCTTCCACGACATCGTCGAGACAGTCA aaATGTCCGACTATTTGGATAAGGTGGACCGTATGAAATGCCTGGTGGCCAGCATGCCTCCCCCCAACCATGACACTATGAAGGCCATGTTTCACCACCTCAAAAG
- the arhgap9 gene encoding rho GTPase-activating protein 15 isoform X4 encodes MLSGSWRRSGPAALGRGSVSSPIGGGGNVLLEAQYDYSYRGADGRYVAIREGERFLLLKKTNADWWQARRVGAGIKGKPLYVPATYVVELPITTLHSPQPHTGSLDHKASANKLQPRASFGSFTQAQAHCSAPKTFCRSMEDLNSNGAGLMAGLMAGSVGGRFPTLPLPVNSSFTSPSGHLMVPGGQPCSTNSASMPRSKSSSNLPQNPYGEMEVTLIGRGTHATGPSKSYSYWDMAVPERRYSQQGYRPHGLLESPGYGTLQTERRTHPAPPSPPPGQPPLQVLDQWEQYRDPSSGRTFYVNTVTKERSWKPPRRAKERQRAPSLASPMPSLPRDTTHLSLPLPEMGSGAMHRMSSCALAPGFIHNSRDANGGWQLRQSMQRAVSSDTINSSSSSTGDAQWRTSPLFGGRDQMSHSHSMILPESSPNHKSVQQLRDQMTHVLVEAPSPPSSPDSLDSVSPELEKAGLLNKTKIAEGGRKLRKNWNPSWVVLVGNSLVFFKDPKTQSPSSWRPGNSRPESSVDLRGAQLQWADSLSSRKNVFKLRTITGNEFLLQSDTESLIKEWYGTIQKVINRLDRENPLDNVLLYSIRRAGSVEMLDHSGDEDDTARHGSKASLPRSSSNLENTERKRVRSRLKKLILKRPPLHTLQEKGLIKDQVFGCRLEMLCERESSTVPRFVRMCIDSVDKRGLETDGIYRVSGNLATIQKLRFAVNHEKLNLDHPQWEDIHVVTGALKLFFRELPEPLIPYGFFHDIVETVKMSDYLDKVDRMKCLVASMPPPNHDTMKAMFHHLKRVMENSDFNRMSTQNIGIVFGPTLMRAEQDNGNMAINMVYQNQAVEVILSECDRIFGTEPMGSH; translated from the exons ATGCTGTCGGGCAGTTGGCGCCGCTCGGGTCCCGCAGCCCTGGGCCGAGGCTCGGTCAGCTCGCCGATCGGCGGCGGCGGCAACGTGCTGCTGGAGGCCCAGTACGACTACTCGTACCGCGGTGCGGACGGACGCTACGTGGCCATCCGGGAGGGCGAGCGCTTCCTGCTCCTGAAGAAGACCAACGCCGACTGGTGGCAGGCACGGAGGGTCGGCGCGGGGATCAAGGGCAAGCCCCTCTACGTGCCGGCCACCTACGTGGTGGAGCTGCCCATCACCACGCTGCACTCGCCACAGCCCCACACGGGCAGCCTGGACCACAAGGCCTCGGCTAACAAGCTGCAGCCCAGGGCCTCCTTCGGCTCcttcacacaggcacaggcacattGCTCAG CACCCAAAACGTTCTGCCGCTCCATGGAGGATCTCAACTCCAACGGCGCGGGCTTGATGGCGGGCTTGATGGCGGGCTCCGTCGGCGGCCGTTTCCCCACCCTGCCCCTGCCGGTCAACTCCTCGTTCACGTCGCCCTCCGGGCACCTCATGGTCCCTGGGGGCCAGCCGTGCAGCACCAACTCGGCGTCCATGCCACGCAGCAAGAGCTCCAGCAATCTGCCCCAGAACCCGTATGGGGAGATGGAGGTGACCCTCATCGGGCGCGGCACACACGCCACCGGCCCCTCCAAGTCCTACAGCTACTGGGACATGGCAGTGCCAGAACGCCGCTACAGCCAGCAG GGTTACAGGCCCCATGGCCTGCTGGAGTCGCCGGGCTACGGCACCTTGCAGACGGAGCGACGGACGCATCCCGCGCCTCCGAGCCCCCCTCCGGGCCAGCCGCCGCTGCAGGTGCTGGACCAGTGGGAGCAGTACCGGGATCCCAGCTCGGGCCGCACCTTCTACGTCAACACGGTCACCAAGGAGAGGTCGTGGAAGCCGCCGCGCCGGGCCAAAGAACGCCAGCGCGCCCCCAGCCTG gcctcGCCCATGCCGAGTCTCCCACGCGACACCACCCACTTGTCTCTTCCTCTGCCAGAAATGGGCAGCGGCGCCATGCACAGg ATGAGCAGTTGTGCC ctgGCTCCTGGTTTTATTCACAATTCCCGTGATGCAAATGGTGGCTGGCAGCTGAGACAG AGCATGCAGCGCGCCGTTTCCTCTGACACCATaaactcctcctcttcctccacggGTGACGCCCAGTGGCGGACCTCCCCACTCTTCGGGGGTCGAGACCAGATGAGCCACTCCCACTCCATGATACTGCCCGAATCCTCCCCAAACcacaag TCTGTCCAGCAGCTGAGGGACCAGATGACCCATGTGTTGGTGGAGGCCCCATCACCGCCCAGCTCCCCCGACAGCTTGGACAGCGTGAGCCCA GAACTTGAGAAGGCTGGTTTGCTGAATAAGACCAAAATTGCAGAGGGAGGCAGGAAACTGag GAAGAACTGGAACCCGTCGTGGGTGGTTCTCGTGGGGAACAGCTTGGTGTTCTTTAAAGACCCCAAGACACAAAGCCCTTCCAGCTGG AGACCGGGAAACAGTCGTCCAGAGAGCAGTGTTGACTTGAGGGGAGCTCAGCTACAGTGGGCTGATTCTCTCTCCAGCAGGAAGAATGTCTTTAAG CTGAGGACGATCACAGGCAATGAGTTCCTGCTCCAGTCAGACACAGAGTCGCTCATTAAAGAGTGGTACGGCACCATCCAGAAGGTCATCAACAGACTg gaccgTGAGAACCCTCTGGATAACGTGCTGCTGTACTCTATAAGGAGAGCTGGCAGCGTAGAGATGCTGGACCACAGTGGAGATGAGGACGACACAGCTCGCCATGGGAGCAAGGCTTCAC TGCCTCGCTCCAGCTCCAACCTGGAGAACACGGAGAGGAAGCGAGTGCGGAGCCGCCTGAAGAAGCTCATCCTGAAGAGACCGCCACTGCACACGCTGCAGGAGAAGGGCCTCATCAAAG ACCAGGTGTTTGGCTGCCGGCTGGAGatgctgtgtgagagggagagcagcacTGTGCCGCGCTTCGTCAGGATGTGCATCGACTCCGTGGACAAGAGAG GGCTGGAGACAGATGGAATCTACCGTGTCAGTGGAAATCTGGCGACCATCCAGAAGCTGCGTTTTGCTGTCAACCacg AGAAGCTAAACCTGGACCATCCGCAGTGGGAGGACATCCACGTGGTCACTGGAGCCCTGAAGCTGTTCTTCAGGGAGCTGCCTGAGCCACTCATCCCCTACGGCTTCTTCCACGACATCGTCGAGACAGTCA aaATGTCCGACTATTTGGATAAGGTGGACCGTATGAAATGCCTGGTGGCCAGCATGCCTCCCCCCAACCATGACACTATGAAGGCCATGTTTCACCACCTCAAAAG